The following is a genomic window from Nisaea sediminum.
AACTCGACGGCGACGCCATCGCCGACATGACGGAGAACGACCGGCTGGTCATTTCCGATGCGGAACTCGGCTACAGCCGCTTCAGGATGAGCTATCAGAACGGTCAGACCTTCGTCACGGTCGACAGTGACGGCGACGGCACCGCGGACGCGGTCTTCGGGCTCGTCGGCGAATATGACTCGCTTTCCACCACGATCGAGAACGGCACGACCGTCGTCAGCTTCACCCCGGCGGAAATCCCCGGCTGGGAGATTACTCATACGGGCGACTTCAACGGCGACGGACAGACCGATCTCCTGCTGACCTCAACCGAGGACCGGATCTCGATCTGGACCCTCGACGGGGCGGAGGCATTGACGAAAAAGGATGCCGGCGGACTGGGCACGCAAGAAACGTTCTCGATACGCTCCATCGCCGATTTCGACGGCGATACCGACGACGATGTCCTGATGGTCGGCGACAACGGGACACTCTCGGTCTGGCGCATGTATGGCGGGACCGCGGCAGAGAAAACCTACGCGGGCCGGCTGGATTCAAGCTGGACCATCGAGGGCACCGCCGATTTCAACGACGATGGAAAGGAGGACATCCTGATCCGGCAAGATACCGGGGCCGTCTCCGTCTGGGTCATGGGCAACGACGGTACGGCGGCGGAGAAATCCTATGCCGGACGGATGGGCTCCGACTGGACCATCGAGGCCCTCGCCGATTTCAACGCCGACGGGAAGACCGACATTCTTGCCCGAAACGAGGGTGGTGCGGTTTCCGTCTGGGTCATGGACGGCGGTACTGCCAGCGAAAAGACCTATGCCGGCAATATGAGCGCCGACTGGAACATCGAGGCCATCGCCGACTTCAACGGCGACGGCAAACAGGACATCTTGATCAAGAACGAAACCGGAGTCGTCTCTGTCTGGGAGATGGATGGCGGAACCGCGAGCAACAAGGGCTATACAGCCACCTTGCGAGACGGCTGGGAGATCGAGGCCGTGGCGGATCTGACCGGCGACGGCAAGGCCGATATCCTGACACGGAACGAGAACGGTGTGGTCTCGGCATGGGAGATGGACGGGAGCACGGCCACCGCGCAGACCTACACGGGAATGCTCGGCTCGGGCTGGTCGATCCATTCCGTCACCGACTTCAATGGCGACGGTTCGGCCGACCTGCTGGTTTCCAACGGGACGGCCGTCTCAGTCTGGGAAATGGATGCCGGCGGAACATCGGAGAAGGCGTTCGTCGGAAACCTTCAGGACGGCTGGACTCTCGGCGAGGTGAAGGATTTCAACGGCGACGGCAAGGCCGACATCCAGATCGCCAGCGGCACGACCGGCCAGGTCTCGATCTGGGAAATGGACGGTGCGAACATCAGCCGGGCGGGTCTCACCGGGAATCTCTGGACAGACCTCGTGTGATCGACCGGAAAGTCAGCGGAAACGTGGCGCCCTCAGGGCGCCACGAAAACACTGAGCAGAGTCACGCTGCCGCTCAGCAGCACCACCGTGGCGACCAGCCGGGCCGCGTCCCGGATCGACAGCACGCGGCTGCGGCGCAGCAGGACCGACTGGCCGCCGAGCATGACATAGGACGCCACGATCACGCCGATACCGACGCCCTCCAGTTCGGCCATCCGATAACCGATCACCGTGCCGGCCCAGAGCGTCGCGATCGCCAGCAGATAGACGGTGACGATCTCGCGGCTCGGACGGGTCCGCGCGGACATCGCGATCGGCATCAGCCAGGAGGCCATGATCATCGGAATGCCGGCGACCAGGAAGATCTTCAGTGCCGGAACCGCCTCGGCATAGGCGCTGTAGACCAGCGGCACGATCAGCTTCGCGGTCAGCACGCCGATGCTGGAGAGTACCGAGATCACCAGCGCCAGTTTCAGCGCGTCGTTGACCACGCGCGGAGAGAGCGCGAAGGGCTCGGCCGCATAGGCCTCGGCGGAGAGTTTCGGATAATAGGCCTGCGCGATGGTGCCGAAGGTCCCGGCATAGAGCCCGAGCACCGCGGCGGCGAAGGAGAACTGGCCGTAGGTCTCCGGGTCGGCGAGGTCGGCGACGAACCAGCGGTTCGCCATCATGAAGAAGCTCCAGAGCGAGACCGAGACGAAAAGCGGGAAGGCCGCGACGATGGTGCGCCGGACCCGCGGCAGGCTCGGACGGTAACGGATATCGAGCGGGTCGCGCCGCAGCATGTTCACCGCTATGCCGCCGAACCAGAGGATCAGCACCGAGAAACAGCCGGATAGGCCGCCGAAGAACAGGCCGAGGACGCGCGGCACGGTGAGGCCGACCTGGGCGATCGCGTTGTTCGCCGTGAACTGGACGTAATTCGACAGCCCCCGGTAGAGCGCGAGATGACCCATCAGGATGAAAAGCACGCCGCCGGCGGTGATCGCCAGCAGCGTCGCCGGCATCGGCAGCGGCACCTTGAAGGAATTGCGGAAGAAATAGGCCAGCAGCAGCGCCGAGGTGATGGCGATCGTCGCGAGATAGAACCGGGTCCAGAGGATCCCCTGTACCCTGACCCCGCCCGGCCGCTCCATGCCGGCCTGCTTCATCCGCGCGGCCGTACGGGTAATCAGCTGCGAAGTGCCGAGATCGAGCAGCCAGAGATACTGCACGAAGGTGGAGATCAGGATGAACTGCCCGAAGGAGACCGGCTCCATGAACCAGGGAATGAAGAGACCGGTCGCGGCCACGCAGGCATTCACAGTCGGAACCACGAGCGCGTAGCTGCGCGGGCTTTCCAGAAACCGCGCAAGGGATCCGGCCGCAGTCGGCAGAACCGGTGGCTCGGTGCTTTGCGGATCGCCGCCGGTCGTCATATGCTGGCTCCCGGAACACCGTCGGTTGGGCGGAAGTGCATGAGGCGGAGCGGATGGAGTGCGACTGGGTTGAGGGACTGCCGGCCGCGATCCGGATCGGCGCCATCGAAGGCACTGCGTTTGGAATAGAAACAGCCGACCGTCACTCGTTCTTCACCTTTGCGCCCGAAAGATATGGCGCCCGCATTATAGACGATCAGGCGCCGTTTATCGGCCCCGAAACCGGCGAACGGCACCTGTCGGTCGAAATGGCCGAGGGCGCCTGGGAAGCAAAGATCACTTCCGCCGTCAGCCCGCAGCGGCTCATGTTGAAGGCTTCGCTTACCACGCTTTCGCCTTCGCTCTTTCAGGATTTTGTCCTGCGCGCGGTTTTTTCCAGGGACTCCTTCACCGAAGCGAAGATCGGCGGCGACCGGTTCGGTCACGAAGGGCGCGATCTCTACCACCAGCATCCGGTGCCGCGTGCCAGTCTCTCCGGCCCGCACGGGACAGTGACGGTCCGCGTGACGGAGGCGGCGACCGGCCCCTGGTTCGAACAAGTGCTCTATGTCCGCGATGCACCCGAGGGCTGGGTCGTGCATGCCCGGCTGCTGCCGAAACCGCCCTACGCCCAGCTCTGGATTCGCTGGTTCACCCGGTTCTTCCGGCTCTCCCTGCCCGACGGCGCGAGCCGCGCGCTGCTCGCGCTGCCGGGGGTCGGCCGGGCGCTCTGGTACGCGGCGGAACGCGGCGGTGCGGGCGCGTTGCAGCTGCAGGCGAGCGGGCTTGCCGGCGTGCCCGCGGGCGAGACCCTGGCCCTGGCGATGGAGCTTGATTTTGACGGTCACTGATCCTTCTCTCTCCGGTCGTCTCGATACAATCGCGCGCGGCATTGCCGACGCACTGGCCACACAATGCGACCGCGACCGGGGGTTCCGGGAAACCGAGTTCTACGGCACCGCCTTCGCCTGCATGCTCTGGCGCCGCTGGCCGGAGCGCTACGCAGAGGATCTCGAGGCCGGGCTCGCGCGGCTCCGGGACCAGGACAAGCGGGCGCGGATCGGTGCCTGGCAGAACCCCTACCATTGGGAGTTCGTCCGCTTCGCGCTGGCCGACCTGTTTCGCGGCGGTTCCGCCGCCGGCTTCGCGAACAGCTGTGATGTGCTCGGCAAGCCCGGCTTCGTCGGCAATCGCGTCGCCAACTGGATGCTGCTCAGAAGCACCGTCCGGATCATGGAGGGACGCCCCGCCGGGCGCCTGCTCGGCCGACTCGAACGGCGGATCGCCCTCGCGCATTACCAGCAGCCCGCCGGTTTCATCGAGGATCAGCGGGGGGCGCCGACACAGCAATATCACGCCTTCATGACCGCCCTGCTCGGCTACCAGATCGCCGTTCTCAAGGAGCCCTCCCGGTTCCTGCGGGATCGTTTCGCCGCGGCGCTCCAGGCGCTGCAGCGCACTGCGCTTCACGCCGGCGAGGTCAATGCCGTCGGGCGCGGGCAGTTGCAGAGTTTCGGCTATGCCGCCGCCAGTCTCGCGCTCGCCTTCGGCCTCCGGCTCGGGCTGGCAGACCCCGGCGCGGAGGCTCTGCTGGGCGCCGTGCTCGATCGCCTGGAGGCCGCAGTCCGCCCCGACGGAACGCTCCCGCTCATGATCGAAGGCGCCGATGAGCGCACCGAGGTCGAACCGGTGCCGGCGCATCCGCATCAGGAACGGATCGGCTGGCATTCCTACAATAACGAAGCCGACTATCTCGCCTTCTCGGGAGCAGTTCTGAAACTGGCGGCGGAGCAGCTCGAAGGATTTGCACCGTCGGCCCAGCCCGAACCGTTTCGCGGCGAAGATAGCCTCAAGGACGGTATCCGGGTCTTCCGCAACCCGGCCTATTCCGCCATCGTCACCCTGCCCCATGCGGGCCTGACGGCGGCCCAGCCACTGCCCTATATCGTGACGGCCTCCGGCGCGCGGCCCCTGCCGGCCTACGGCGGAGAGAAGCTGCCCGGGAGCATCTACGGGGCGCTGGCCCATCCGCTTCCGGTATTCGAGGCGGCATCGGGCCGCTTCCGCTCCGTCCTCGACGGCGCCCTGTTCCGCTGGGCCGGTCCGGACCGGATCGTCGGAGAGACCGGCAGTCTCCGGTTCGAACGCAGGTTCCGTTTCTCGGAGAACTCGATCGAGATCGCGGACGCGCTGATCACGAACGAGCCGGAGGACGGAGACCTCCTGCATCTGCCCTGGCTTCCGCTCGCCGGCGATATCGAGGCCACGGAAAACGGCAAGGACTTCGCCCTGGACGGCGCCCGTCTGGTCTCGGAAGAGCCGCTCGCTCCCGTTCCGGGCACTGAACCGCAATATGGAATGTCGGGAAAGCTTAGGGTCTGGTCCCGCGCCGCGCCGCCCCCGCCGAAAGGGGAGATCGCACGCGCTGTCTACAGGATCCTGCTCACGCCTTGATCCCGTCCACCAGCAACGAGAGATGCGAGGAGGGGAAGCTCTTGTCCGGCGTTCCGAAGCGCCGGCAGCGATGGATATGTCCGCGCTCGGCAATCCAGGGTTCCTCGTGGAAGTCGCCGCCGGCATCGAACCATTCTCGCGGCTCGACGGTGAACCCGGCCGCCGCGAGGGCTGCGCTCAGGCTCTCGACGGTGAAGAGCTGCTTATGGTCGTCGGCGCCGGGCCCGATGCCGCCCGGCTCCACATGGCGGATATAATCCGGGTCCGGATTGTGCCCGTCGGGCACCGCGATCCGGATCGTGCCCCCGGGTTCGAGATAGCGATAGGCATTCGCCAGCACGGCGGGGACGAGCTCCGGCGGAATATGCTCGAACACATGCTCCGCCAGCAGACGCTCGACCCTGCCCTCGGCACCGACGAGATCCGCCCAGACCGCCGGGTCGGTGGCATCGAAGAAGCCGATATCGGAGCCGAGCCAGCCCGCCTCCGGCGCCGCGCCGCCGAGCACGATCCGGAGCGGCGTACCCGCCGCGGCCGCCGCACGCAGCTTGCGTTCCGCCGCACGATCCCGGAGCGGGCGGAGAAAAAGCTCCGATATTTTTCGCCTGAGGCCCATCCTGCTCACGTTCATTTAACCAATACGCACAAAAATGCGGCGCAAACGGTTCAGAAATCACGATAAGTCACCGGCTCGCACGATATACGAGGCGGAGGCGATCTGATAGGTTAAACGCTCCCGATTCGCGTGCTGTTCAGAGGATCCATGCCGGCGGACGAAACCCCGACCGTCTCCGTTGTGACCACCGCCTACGAGGCCGAGCGCTTCGTCGCGCGGGCGCTGCGTTCGGCGGCGGCGATGGAGGGGGACTGGCCGATCGAGATCCTGCTGTTCGACGACGGCTCGACGGACGGCACCGCCGCCGTGGCCGAAGCGCTCAAGGGAGAGCTCCCAAACCTCACGATCATCCGCGGCGAGCGCTGCGGCCGTGCCGCCGCCCTCAACCGGACGATCCGGGCCGCGCGAGGAGACCACATCGCCATTCTCGATGCGGACGACATCGCACTTCCGAACCGCCTGGCCGTGACCCTGCCGTTGCTGGAGGCCGATCCCGGCCTCGCCATGGCCTGCTCGGAAGCGCTGGTGTTCGAACACGAACCGCCCGCCCCGCCCCCGGCGGATCCCGCTGCGGTCACCGTGACCGACATCTCCCCGGCGGCGCTCTATGTCTCGAACCGGCTGGTACATTCCACCGTGCTGTTCCGGCGCACGGCCTGGGACGCGGCAGGCGGATACGACGAGAGCCTCGATATCTGCGTCGATTACAGTTTCTATTTCCGCCTGCTCCGCGTTGGCGGCATCCGCCACAGCAGTGCCGTCACCTGCCTGCGCGAGCGCCGGGACG
Proteins encoded in this region:
- a CDS encoding methyltransferase domain-containing protein, coding for MGLRRKISELFLRPLRDRAAERKLRAAAAAGTPLRIVLGGAAPEAGWLGSDIGFFDATDPAVWADLVGAEGRVERLLAEHVFEHIPPELVPAVLANAYRYLEPGGTIRIAVPDGHNPDPDYIRHVEPGGIGPGADDHKQLFTVESLSAALAAAGFTVEPREWFDAGGDFHEEPWIAERGHIHRCRRFGTPDKSFPSSHLSLLVDGIKA
- a CDS encoding glycosyltransferase family 2 protein, encoding MPADETPTVSVVTTAYEAERFVARALRSAAAMEGDWPIEILLFDDGSTDGTAAVAEALKGELPNLTIIRGERCGRAAALNRTIRAARGDHIAILDADDIALPNRLAVTLPLLEADPGLAMACSEALVFEHEPPAPPPADPAAVTVTDISPAALYVSNRLVHSTVLFRRTAWDAAGGYDESLDICVDYSFYFRLLRVGGIRHSSAVTCLRERRDDSYFAAKDRRDYMNALARIHAEARAGMTIPLWAQLAAAARMAKNGAEALAHQIRPRQGVA
- a CDS encoding oligosaccharide flippase family protein — encoded protein: MTTGGDPQSTEPPVLPTAAGSLARFLESPRSYALVVPTVNACVAATGLFIPWFMEPVSFGQFILISTFVQYLWLLDLGTSQLITRTAARMKQAGMERPGGVRVQGILWTRFYLATIAITSALLLAYFFRNSFKVPLPMPATLLAITAGGVLFILMGHLALYRGLSNYVQFTANNAIAQVGLTVPRVLGLFFGGLSGCFSVLILWFGGIAVNMLRRDPLDIRYRPSLPRVRRTIVAAFPLFVSVSLWSFFMMANRWFVADLADPETYGQFSFAAAVLGLYAGTFGTIAQAYYPKLSAEAYAAEPFALSPRVVNDALKLALVISVLSSIGVLTAKLIVPLVYSAYAEAVPALKIFLVAGIPMIMASWLMPIAMSARTRPSREIVTVYLLAIATLWAGTVIGYRMAELEGVGIGVIVASYVMLGGQSVLLRRSRVLSIRDAARLVATVVLLSGSVTLLSVFVAP